From Rhodoferax sp. AJA081-3, the proteins below share one genomic window:
- a CDS encoding LD-carboxypeptidase: MKKHIYIYSPSGAVRDKAAFKRGVRRLQFLGHEVEVDADALASHTRFAGDDATRLAAIHRAAASGADVALISRGGYGLTRILGGIRYKALAKSIERGTQFVGISDFTALQLALLAKTGSTTWAGPALCEGFGVGGKPDPNDALSQTTPAVPDDIMEDCFNDMLTGQGEGTGWRQIKETGEFPQDLIVRASQATIWGGNLAMLTSLLGTGYFPDIKGGILFLEDVGEHPYRIERMLTQLLHAGVLARQRAIVLGQFTEYKLNSHDKGFKLASVVQWLRSQVKTPILTNLPYGHVATKVLLPVGAKADLHAEGRDVLLFWGNDHSGSH, from the coding sequence GTGAAAAAACACATCTACATTTACTCCCCCTCCGGAGCGGTGCGCGACAAGGCCGCTTTCAAACGCGGTGTGCGCCGCCTGCAGTTCCTGGGTCACGAAGTCGAGGTCGACGCCGATGCGCTGGCGAGCCACACGCGTTTTGCCGGTGACGACGCCACCCGTTTGGCGGCCATTCACCGTGCAGCCGCCAGTGGCGCCGATGTAGCCCTGATTTCCCGCGGTGGTTATGGACTCACCCGCATACTGGGCGGCATACGCTACAAGGCGCTGGCCAAATCCATTGAGCGGGGTACCCAGTTCGTAGGCATTAGTGATTTCACCGCTTTGCAGTTGGCACTGCTGGCAAAGACGGGCAGCACAACCTGGGCTGGTCCCGCCCTCTGCGAGGGTTTTGGTGTTGGCGGCAAGCCAGACCCCAACGATGCTCTCAGCCAAACCACGCCAGCGGTACCCGATGACATCATGGAAGATTGTTTCAACGATATGTTGACGGGGCAGGGGGAGGGCACGGGCTGGCGGCAAATCAAGGAAACTGGAGAGTTTCCGCAAGACCTGATCGTGCGCGCAAGCCAGGCCACCATCTGGGGCGGCAACCTGGCCATGCTGACATCACTTCTCGGAACCGGCTACTTTCCGGATATCAAAGGCGGTATCCTGTTTCTGGAAGATGTGGGCGAACACCCGTACCGTATTGAGCGGATGCTGACGCAGTTGCTGCACGCTGGCGTTCTGGCACGCCAAAGGGCAATTGTGTTGGGGCAGTTTACCGAGTACAAATTGAACAGCCACGACAAGGGTTTCAAGCTGGCAAGCGTTGTGCAATGGTTGCGCAGCCAAGTCAAAACGCCCATTTTGACCAACCTGCCGTATGGACACGTAGCCACCAAGGTCCTGTTACCGGTTGGTGCAAAAGCGGATTTACATGCAGAGGGGCGCGATGTTTTGCTCTTCTGGGGGAACGACCACAGCGGCAGTCATTGA